A segment of the Flavobacterium azooxidireducens genome:
ATTGGTGAGAGGGTTGAAATTCATACCTTAGAAATTAACAATTTGCCTTTAACATTTAATGAATTACAAATTGATTCGTTGCCTCTTCTGGCACTTTTTGTCGAGGGTAAATTAATTTGGGAAGCAAAAGAAGTGCTTTCAAAAGATGAAATCATTAAAAAAATAGTAGAAATTGAATCTTAAAAAAATACACAATGGATGTTGAAATTTTAGCTCGAATACAATTTGCTTTCACCATAGCTTTTCATTATATCTATCCGCCTTTAAGTATTGGATTAGGTTTATTAATGGTGATTTTTGAAGGACTTTATCTCAAAACAGGAAATAAAGAATACGAAGTTTTAACCCGTTTTTGGCTTAAAATTTTTGCTATTACATTCGGAATCGGTGTAGCAACAGGTATTATCATGGAATTTGAATTTGGTACCAATTGGGCCGTTTATTCCCGCTATGTTGGCGATATATTCGGCAGTGCTTTGGCCGCAGAAGGTTTGTTTGCTTTTGGTTTAGAAAGTACTTTTCTGGGTATTTTAATTTTCGGATGGAATCGCGTTTCACCAAAAGTTCACTTTATTTCTACGATTGGTGTTTTTTTAGGCTCAATGTTCTCTGCCGTATGGATTGTTGTAGCAAACAGTTGGCAACAAACACCTGCCGGCTATCATATCGTTGGAGAAGGGTTTAATGCCAGAGCAGAAGTGACCGATTTTTGGGAAATGGTTTTCAATCCTTCCAGTGTAGACAGAATTATTCATGTTTGGCAAGGTGCCTTCTTAGCAGGTGCCTTTCTAGTTTTAAGTGTGCATGCATACTACTTAAGGAAAGGTAGGTATGAAGCCATTTCTAAAAAAGCATTTAAAATTGCTTTGGTAGTAGCAACGATTGTTTCTTTTACTCAGTTACTTTCCGGTCATAGCTCAGCAGATGGCGTGGCGAAGAATCAACCGGCTAAATTGGCAGCAATGGAAGGACATTATGAAGCTTCTGCTCCGGCAGATTTGTATATTTTAGGTTGGGTGGATAATGAAAAACAAGAAGTTTCCGGAATTGCAGTTCCCGGTGGATTATCTTTTTTAGTTCATCAGGATTTTCAAGCTCCGGTAACTGGATTGAATGCCTTCCCAAAAGAAGATCAACCAAGTCAAGTCAATGCTGTTTTTCAGTTTTATCACATCATGATTTCAATTGGAATGTTTTTAATTGCTCTAACTTTCTACGCCTGTTTTTTATGGTGGAGGGGGAAATTATTTGAAACGAAATGGATATTATGGATCTTTTCTTTTTCCGTTTTATTGCCGCAAATTGCCAATCAAGCCGGTTGGTTTGCTGCCGAAATGGGAAGACAACCTTGGATTGTATATGGTCATCTTCGCACAAGTGAGGGATTTTCACAGGAAGTTTCGGCAAACCAAATTTTATTTTCATTGATTTTATTTTTAGTGATTTATACGCTTTTGTTTTTATTGTTTTTGTATTCACTTAACAAAAAAATCAAACACGGCCCTTATGATGAGCAAGAAGCTAACTTTAATTCAATTTAATAATGGAAAACATGGAAACTTTTTTAGGTATTGATTACCCAACTTTGTGGTATTTAGTGGTTGGCTTGTTATTCTCGGGTTATGCTATTTTAGAAGGCTTTGATTATGGTGCAGGTGCTTGGCATTTATTTTTAAGAAAAGATGAAAGTCGCCGCATTGCGATAAATGCTATTGGACCGCTTTGGGATGCCAATCAAGTTTGGTTAATTATAGGAGGTGGAGCACTTTTTGCCGGTTTTCCGGTGATGTATGCAACAATGCTTTCAGTCATGTATATTCCGTTTATGTTGTTTTTAATGTTATTGGTTTTACGTTCTGCCGCAATCAAATTCAGAAGTGCCGAAGAAATGAAATGGTGGCGAACATCTTGGGATTATATTTATTTTATTTCCAATACTTTAATTGCTTTTTTATTGGGTGTAGTATTGGGAAATGTGTTGCAAGGTTTTGCTATCGGACCTAATTATTCTTATCAGGGTGGAATATTTTTCACCTTTTTATCTCCTTATGCTTTGATGACGGGCTTCACAACATTATCACTTTTTATGACCCAAGGAGCTATTTTTTTGCTATTAAAAACGGAAGGTCGTTTACATGCCAGACTCACTTTTTTACTCCGTAAAGGAATGATATTTTTCATTATCAGTTTTTCAATTACTTCGCTTTATACGTTGATTTTTATTCCGGGTGTAACAGATAATTTCCGAGAAAATCCACTTTTTTTTATCATTCCTATATTGGCTTTTTTAGCTGTTGCCAATGTGCCACGTTTGGTTTCTAAGAAGAAGTATTTTCAAGCATTGTTATTTTCATCATTAACAATGGCATTTTTACTCATGTTAGTGGCTTTTCAATTGTATCCCACATTATTAATTTCGACAATTAATCAGGAATATAGTATTACCATTTACAATGCTGCCTCTTCACAAAAATCGCTTGGAATCATGCTTACAATTGTATTGATTGGAGCTCCACTACTGGCTTTTTATTTTATTTTTCTATATCGAACTTTTCATGGAAAAGTAAAATTAGACGATACCAGTTATTAATTTTTTTAGTCTAGATAATCAACATTAGATTTTTCAATATTTTGTTATCTTTTTAGTGTTCTAAGCTAAAATGTAAGAACAAAAATTGAGTTATATTCTACTTTGTAAATCTTAATTTTTTCTTCAATTAAACTCTTGTTAATGAGTTGTTAAGAATGATATTTATCATGTTTAGAACTGTCTCTAAATAGTAATTTTAATGATGTGAATATTCACAAATTTAAATTATTATTATCATGAAAAATTTTAAAATTCAAACATGGGTTTTATTCTTTTTGTTGTTGCCTTTTTTAGGATTGGCTCAACGTGGAAGTGGTGGATGGGGTACCAATACAAATTATAACAGGCTATACAATACGGCTACTGTTATCGAGATAAAGGGTAAGGTTGAAAAGGTTGAAAAAATAATTCCTGAAAAAGGAATGTCTACAGGAATTCATTTAACCATGAAAACGGTTAAAAATGAACTAATTTCTGTGCATCTCGGTCCAGATTGGTTTTTAGATAATCAAGATGTCCATTTTGCAGTTGGTGATGAAATTACTGTAAATGGTTCAAAAGTTACTTATGAAAATAAACCTGCTATTATTGCTAAAACGATAGAAAAAGGAGATTATATTTTAGAACTAAGAAACGACAAAGGTTTTCCAAAATGGAACGGATGGCGACAAGGTAAAAATAGAAGAGGAGCTAATCAATAACTAGATTGTATTTTTTTTAAACCGATAATTGAAAGTCTAATCACCGATTTTTAGTTATCGGTTTTTTAAATATTTATTCTATGTAACATTTGTTGCTTTCTATCATCTTGATTCATTCTACTTTAGTAAAATATTTCAGAAAAAATGACAAAAATTGTAGTTTTAGGAGCTGGCATAGCGGGACATACTGCAGCAGCTCATTTAAGAAGAAAATTATCAAAAGAGCATGAAGTAGTGGTCGTTTCTCCCAATCGAAATTACCAATGGGTTCCTTCTAATATTTGGGTTGGAATAGGTAGAATGAAATCAAAAGAAGTCATTTTTCCTCTAGAACCTCTTTACAAGCGAAAAGGAATTGGCTATAAACAAGCCAAAGCCGTTTCTTTTCATCCGGAAGGTGATGCTTCAGAAACAAAACCGTTTATTTTAGTAGAAGGTGTTTTTGGCGAAAATCTAGGCAAACAAGAAAAAGTGACCTACGACTATTTAATAAATGCTACCGGACCCAAATTAGCTTTTGAGTTAACCGAAGGTTTACAACCAGCAACCAATAAAGTATATTCTGTTTGCACGTATGATCATGCCGAACATGCTTCGGAAGCACTTCATAAATTAATAAATCAATTAAAAAAGTCGGATAAAAAAGCCAAAATTCTCATCGGAACAGGACATGGAAAAGCAACCTGTCAAGGTGCAGCCTTTGAATATATTTTGAATGTGGAAAAAGAATTGCAAAAATTCGGTGTTCGCAATAAAGTTGAAATTACATGGATTTCCAACGAATATGAATTAGGTGATTTTGGTATGGACGGCATGCTCATGGAATACAACGGTTTCAATATGAAATCGAAAGATATGATCGAAATGATTTTTGAAGACAGAGGAATCAAGTGGATTTTAGGTGCAGCCGTTAACAAAGTTGAAGACGGAATCATGCATTACGAAAATTTAGAAGGCGAATTTAAAACAGAAATGTTCGATTTTGCTATGTTAATTCCGTCTTTTTCAGGTCACGGATTTCAAGCTTTTGATAAAGTTGGACAAAATATTACTGAAAAATTATTTCGAGGTTTTATGGTCGTTGATGCAGATTACACTCCAAAACCCTATGAAGAATGGACTGTTCAAGATTGGCCCGAAACCTATCAAAACCCAAGTTATAAAAATATTTTCGCACCCGGAATTGCTTTTGCTCCGCCACATTCTATTTCAAGACCAAGAAAAAGTAGAAACGGAACAGAAATTTTTCCATCACCACCTAGAACAGGAATGCCTTCGGGAATTACAGCAAAATTAGTAGCTGATAATATTATCGATTCTATTAAATCAGGAAAAGAATCATTGCAACACAAAGGTTCATTAGGTAACATGGGGGCAGCTTGCATTGCTTCTGCCGGATACGGATTAACGCAAGGTAGTGGCGTAAGTATAACTACTTTTCCAATTGTGCCCGATTATAAAAAATATAGCGAAACAGGCGGTAGAGATATTAAGAAAACATTTGGTGACATAGGTTTGGCCGGACATTGGGTAAAACTTTCACTTCATTACGCCTTTCTTTACAAAGCAAAAATGAAGCCTTTTTGGTGGTTGATTCCTGAATAAATTTCGGGGATAAACCTACAAAAGTTAATTCCTAAATAAAAACATAATTATGCAAAGAATATCAAATTCTCAAAAACGTAAAATGCAAAATCCATTTTTGCAGTTTTTTAAATTTTTCTATTTAAATATAAGAATTTTAAAAATTGTAGCCGGTGGTCATGGCGGTACGCGAACGTAGATTATTTCTAGAGGTTGAAATAATTTTTATTGGTTGAATGGAGGACACTTTTTATAAAGTGTCCTTTTTTTATTTAACCTTTAAATCATTTTCAAATTCGTTTAATTGCATAATGATTTGATTGCTTTGGCTGGTGTAATGGTTCGAAACTCGGTTTTATTAATTGACTTCATCGAAATTAGATTAAACGACGGAATCGAATTAAAACAAGCAATCATTGAAGCCGGAGCCGTGCGAACCACACCAATTTTATTAACCACCGGAGCTGTTGTAATTGGAGCCTCGATTATCCTATTCGACCCGATTTTTCAAGGATTAGCGATTTCGTTAGTTGCCTGAGCGATTGTATCGACACTCTTAACTTTAATTGTAGTTCCATTGATTTATTACATCACCGAACGCAAAAAATGGGAAAAGAAAAGTGATTAGTAATTAGTGAATAGTAATTAGCAAAATCTCAGCAACTCAGCAACTCAGTAACTCAGCAACTCAAAAGAATGAAACTAGTATTAATAACCGCTGTCCATTCTTTCAAACGAGAGATACAGCATTTGCTCAAACAATCCGGTGTAAAAACCTATTCGTATCGTGATGTAACCGGATTTAAAGATTTATCCGAAGAAGCCTTGGCATCCAATTGGTTTGGAAGCGAAGTAAACGAAAACGAATCCATTGCATTTTATGCCTTTGTTCCGGTTGAAAATTTGGAAAAATTATATGATTTAATTCTCGCTTTCAACCAAGAATTAGAACCCAAATCAAAAGTGCATTTAGCAACATTTAGTATAGAAAAATTTATATAAATGGTACTAAGGTGCTGAAAAACAGAGGGACTAAGTTAAAAATAGTCCCCAACCTCAGAACCTTAGTGCCTCATAACTTTAGAACCTTAAAAATATGAAAAACAGAATCGTACGCGGCATCGCAGGAACATTTATATTAATTAGTATAGTTCTAGCAATCTATGTCAACCAAAATTGGTTGTGGTTCACTGCTTTTGTAGGAGCCAATTTATTACAATCATCATTAACCAAATGGTGTTTGATGGATGATATATTAACGAAAGTTTTTAAAATAAAAGATTAATTGTTTTAGTTGATTGGTTGATTAACAGGAAATCGGTAGGGATTTTTTACTCTACTGGTTCTCCTAACAATATGCACGAAACATTCCAAGCACTAAAACTGCTTCCTTCCAGTAAACCTTACGGAATTTGAATACGGGTGGAATGCTTTCCATCTAATAAATGACCCAATTTAATCAACATTGGATTTGTAACCGTACGCAGACATACTTGATTATAGTGTACTATTCATCAGATTGAAATATTATAGTTGTAAGATTGAAAACTAGGAATATTTACCTCGAATCATACATTTGATTTGAAAATAAATTTTAATTTATGTAGATGAATATTGCTATTAGATTATTTTTTATTTAAAATTTTTGATTTTTAGAATGAATTTATTTGCAAATTCATCCTATCTATTACTCACTAGTTTATTTACTACGGTATTAAAAATGTTAGAAAGTGAGAGTATTTTTTGTCAAAATATTTTGCTTACACTTAGCTTACAAATACCAAGAATGGTGATAATAGTTTATTGCAAAAGTACGTACTGAAAGGTTGCATTTTTTGTCCAAAAGGAATGTTAAATTGTTTAAGGTTGGCAGAAAGTCGAAGAGCCTCACAGTATTACGGAGAGTGGTATTTTTATTGATTATAACTAGTTAGATTTAGTTTTTAAAACGGTATTTAAAGTATAAGTAAATTTACTTTTTAGGATAGTCATATCCTCACTCACTTTTTTATCTAAAACTTTTGCGTAATGTTGAGTAGTACGAATGTTTTTATGACCAAGCATTTTACTCACGGATTCAATAGGGACTCCATTTGTTAAAGTTACAGTTGTGGCAAAAGTATGTCTAGCAATATGGAATGTTAGTTCTTTATCGATTTCACAAATATCAGCTAGCTCTTTCAGATAGGCATTCATTTTTTGATTGGATAGAATAGGGAGGAGCTTCCCTTCATTTTTACATTGTGGATGGTTTTCGTATTTATCAATAATCATTTGGCTAACCGGTAGAATTGGAATCCTAGAAGGACTTTCTGTTTTTTGTCTTTTTGTTGAAATCCATTTTTCGCCGTCTATACCGATGATTATATTTGAGTTCGTTAGATTATAAACATCAATGTAAGCTAATCCGGTAAAACAGCTAAATAGGAACATATCTCTAACCAATTCAAGTCGTTTGATTTTAAACTCTTTATTCAAAAGTGACTCAATCTCTTCCTGGGTTAAATAGACTCTTTCAATTTCTTTTACTTTTCCTTTGTAATTGAGCAATGGGTCTCTTTCTAACCAACCGTTTACATAACATTGTTTAATTATTTTTCCAAAGTTCCGGATGTATTTTATAGTAGAATTGTTGTTGCATTTCTTTGTATTTCGTAGGAAGAAATCAAAGTCATTTATAAATGCAATGTCAACCCGTTTAATTGAAATGTCGTTCAGATTGTATTGAAATTTTAGGAACTCTTTAGTATGACTTAGTGTTGTTTCATACTTTTTGAAAGTATTATTGGCGAAGGTTGAACCAATTAATTCTTTCATAAGCTTGTTATGATCTTCAAAGATTAAAATGAGCTGCCGTTGTTTTTCCTCAACACCAAGAAATTTATTTTTGAAAGTTTGTGCATTAATATCCTGATTGTTATTAATCATCCAATTTTCAGTTTCATACACTTTGCTTCTGAGAATATCAAGATGACTATTTATTAGTCTTGCTTCTTCATTAGTTCCTTTAATTTTACCTGCAGAAGCATTCCATTTTGATTTTTCTACAAATTTTGATGTGCTTAATTCTATTCTTGCACCATTTATGGTTATTCGCAGATAAATGGGATATAATCCTTTTTTGGAAGCTTTCGAACTATTTAAATGGAATAGTATTGAAATTTTATGTTTCATTTTGTGGTGACTTTTAACGTTTTCAAATTACATTTTTTACTCGTTTGAAGCAAGATGTTCATCTTTTGAACTGCTTGCTATCATTGGTCTGCCGTAAAATTCGGTTACCCTATTTTTTAGAAGTTTAAGGGTAACCGAATTAGATTTGTACAGATTACGATTTAATGAATAATTTGAATAGTAGTAAAAACAAAAAAACCTGTAAATCATACGATTTACAGGGTTTTAGCTTAATTTGATAATAAAAATGTGGAGTCGGAGAGAATCGAACTCTCGTCCAAACAAGCAACCAAAGAGCTTTCTACGCGTTTATCCTCTGATTTGGTTTTCGACAAAAAGCAAGGCCAAAGGCAGCCACTTCTTGCTTAGCTTTATAGTTGTCAGAAGGGATTTAAAGCTTTACTCTTCCTAGGTTTATTTTTACAGTTCTCCTGAATCAAACGCCACAAACCAAGGCTTTTGAGGAGAATCCAGCTTTCCTACCTAGTAGGAACGAGGCAAATCTTACTATAATTCAGATTAAGCAGCTAAAGCGTAATTATTTTCGCCGTTTATAAGTTGTGAACCTTGATATTTACGAGCCAAATGTCCAATGCTCGACGTGCTTACCGTTTAGTTCCACCCGCTGTCAAAACCGGTCGACCCCATTTTTTCTGTTATCCGTAACCGGTTACCGGTAACCATAATCAAAAACCAGACCACAAATATACATGAAAAATTGTCATAAATAAAACTTGTTAGTCCTATTCATTAATCTTACATTTGAATTATAATAAGTAAATGCAAATTTACAGTAATAAAACTATTATGTATTTTCTATATTTCGACCCAGGGTTGGGAACTATGATTGCACAAGCAACGATAGCTGTTGTGGCAGGTGTTGCTCTTTTTTCTAAAACGATTATGTATAAGATTAAATCTTTTTTAGGCATTCACAAAAAGGAGGATGATTTTTATGATTCGATTGATGAAGTAGAAGAAAAAGAAAATACAAAAGAAAATGAGTCAAACATCAAATAAAAAAACGCATGCGTCTTCATTTAGAGATCCTTCCGGAGTAGTTTTTCAAGAAGACGGAGTTGTGAAGAGAAGCATAAATCCAATTTATTTTTCTCAATATGATGCTTTAACTTCTTCCGGTTTTTACAAAAAATTAATCGATTCCAAATTACTCATACCACACGAAGAACTATCTCGTGATGAGGATGAAATTATAATTAAACCTGAACAAATTTCATTTATCACAAATCCGTATGAATGGAGTTTTGAACAATATAAACATGCTGCTCTTCTGACGTTAAAAATTCATCGATTAGCTTTAGCAAATGAGTTTATTCTAAAAGATGCTTCCGCTTTTAATGTTACTTTTCACAAAGGAAGAGCGATTTTTATCGATACACTTTCATTTGATTTTTATGAAGAGAAAACTCCTTGGAGAGCCTATAAACAGTTTGTTTCGCACTTTTTGAGTCCATTGCTTTTAGCAAAATACCATGGTGCAGATATGCTCAAAATGCTTACTTTGCACAGTGATGGAATTCCAATTAGAACAACAGCATCTTTACTTCCGTGGAAAACAAAACTGAATGCTTTTACTTATACAAATATTCATCTATTGGCAAAGATGGAAAATAAATATAGTGACGATTATAAAGCAGAAAATAGTATAAAACCACTTTCAAAAAAAGCTCAAAATAATATTATTGAAAGTTTGTATGATTTTATAAAAAAGCTAGAAATAAATCAACAAACCGAATGGGGCGATTATTATAATAAAACTAATTATAATACAACTTCATTTAATCAAAAGGCTTTATTAATTAAGCAATGGGCTTTAGAAATTAATGTGAAGAAAGTAATTGATGTTGGTGGAAACGACGGAACTTTTGGTAGAGAATTATTAGCTCAAGCCGACGAAATTTTAGTAACAGACATAGACCAAAACGCTGTTGATTTTAATTATAAAAACATACTAAAAAATAAAGAAACCAAAATCCTTCCTTTTGTTTGCGATGTTTTAAACCCTTCGCCATCCATTGGGTTTAATAATACCGAAAGAGAATCTCTACTAATTAGATTAAAAGAATACAAACCCGATCTCACAATGGCTTTGGCACTTATTCACCATATTACATTGTCCGGAAATGTTCCCTTTTACAAGTCAGCCGAATTTTTTGCCGGTTTTTCAGAAAATTTAATACTCGAATTTCCTACTCGTGAGGATTCTTGGGTTCAATCACTTTTAGTCAGAAAAAGAGAATTTATTAAACATTTTGACTTCTATAATGAAGAAAATTTTGAAAAAGAGTATGCTCACTTTTTTATAATTTCAAATAAAATAGTAATTCAGGAATCAGATCGGATTCTATATTTGTTAAAAAGAAAATAATTTTTTTAAAACAATGAAAGATAAAATTGTAAATGTTTTAAAGAAAGATTCCGTTCTTCCATTGATAGCAGCATTAGCTTCAGGAATGTATCCGTGGGCTTTTTACTTTACTAATAATTTTGATTTTGTAAATTCTTGGGATCATTTTTTCTTCTTTATATCTCGATTTATACTATTACCAATGGTCGTTTTTTACGGCGTTTACTTTCTTTTGAAGTCAAAATATTTACGATTATTTAAAACTACAGTTTTACCATTTTTAAGTGGATTTGTCTTTTTCTACCTCGTTATGTTAGCACTTCACGCAACAGTGGGATTTAACAAAATAATCATTGTTTTTGTTTTGGCCGTTCTCGTTGCAATAGCTTGTAGAAATATTCAACAATTATTTAAAAAGTTGTTAATAATTCAATTTATTTTAGTCCTCACAACAGGTTTAGGGTTCTATAGAATTTCCAAATCATTTTTTAAATATTCTGATGAGTGGATAGAACAACCGGATAACATTGAAGAAGTTATTTTTAAAAAAACGCCAAATATTTATGTTATTCAACCCGATGGATATGCCAATTTTTCAGAGCTTAGAAAAGGTTATTATAAGTATGATAACTCTACATTTGAAAGTTGGTTAGAAACTAACAATTTTAAATTGTATCATAGTTTTAGAAGTAATTATTTTAGCACCTTATCCTCAAATAGTTCTTTGTTTAGTATGAAACACCACTATAATAATTTGTTCGATGAGCGAAAAATTATTATGGATAAAAATACAGTTGTATCTATTTTTAAAAACAATGGTTATAAAACACACTTTTTGGCAGAGCTCCCTTATCTTTTAATTAATCGCCCAAATATCAAATTTGACTATACCAATTTTGATGTAAACAACATTTCTTTTTTAAGCAAGGGATTAGAAGCAGAACGATCGATTTTAGTGGATTTACCTCTCGTTTTACAAAAAAACAAAGAGGAAAATGGAAAGAACTTTTACTTCATTGAAAAACTTTTACCGGGACATATAACAACCTTTAAAGACGCTACAACTACTAAGGAAAAAGAACGTTTACTTTACTTAAAATCCATTGAAGATGTTAACGAATGGATGAAAAATGTATTTCAACTTATTTCTGAAAATGATCCAAATGCAATGATAATTATACTTGCTGATCATGGTGGTTTTGTAGGTTGGGATTATACTCTGCAGACAACAAATACTACTTCTGATGAAAATTTAATTAATTCAGTTTTTACAGCAGCTCTAGCAATTAAATGGCCCAATAATGAACCTCCAACATTTAAACATGAATTTAAATCCAGTGTGAATTTTTTTAGAACAATTTTTTCTTACTTAGCCGAAGATGAAATTTATTTAAAAAACTTGCAAGATGATGCAAGTTATCTCACTCTTTGGGATGAAAAAAATAAAGGACTTTATAAAGTGATAAATTCGGAAAATGAAATTGTTTTAGAGAAAAATAATTCAGAATAAATTGAAGCTGAAATACTTCCAACTGAAATCTAAACTAAATACTAACATTTTAAAGAATAATATTTGTTTCAGGAATCCATAATTGTTATATTTGAAACAATTTTTAAAAATTGCTATAAAAATATCACAAATGACATTCGGAATCATCAAAGAACGCAAAAATCCACCAGACAGAAGAGTTGTTTTTACACCTGAAGAGTTGGTTCGGTTACAACAACAATTTCCTGAGGCGAAAATAAAAGTAGAAGCATCAGATATTAGGGTTTTTCCTGATGCAGATTATGTTGCAGAAGGAATTAAAATTACGGAAGATCTTTCAGATTGTGATGTTTTACTTGGTGTCAAAGAAGTTCCTGTGGATGCTTTAATTCCAAATAAAAAATACTTTTTCTTCTCTCACACTATAAAAAAGCAAGTTCATAATCGAAAATTACTTCAAGCTGTTTTAGACAAAAATATCGAATTATATGATCATGAAACAATTGTGGATGCTCAAAACCGTCGATTAATTGGTTTTGGTCGTTATGCCGGAATTGTAGGAACTTATAATGCTTTTCGCGGATTTGGAATTAAATTTGAACTTTTCAATATACCAAAAGCCGAGACATTAAAAGGTAAAGAAGAACTAATTGCAAAATTAAAAAGACAAGTTTTACCACCAATTAAGATTGTCCTTACAGGTAAAGGAAAGGTTGGAATGGGATCAAAAGAGATTTTAGACGGAATGAAAATTAAAGAAGTTTCCGTTGAAAATTTTCTAACCAAAAATTATTCAGAACCGGTATATGTCCAACTTGATGTGCTGGATTACAACAAACGAAAAGACGGAAAAGTTTTGGACAACCAAGATTTTTATGCAAATCCAAAAGAATATGTTTCCGATTTTGAACGTTTTACCAAAGTTTCCGATGTTTTTATAACCGGTCATTTTTATGGAAATGATGCTCCTTACATCCTAACACAAGAAATGCTTAAAGCTAAAGATTGTAAAATTAAAGTAGTAGCTGATATTTCTTGTGATGTAAACGGACCCATTGCTTGTACTATTAAAGCTTCAACGATAGCAGATCCGTTTTTTGGCTATTTGCCTTATGAACATAAAGAGGTGTCTTACACGCATCCCGGTTCAATAATGGTCATGAGCGTAGATAATTTGCCTTGCGAATTACCCAAAGATGCGAGCGAAGGTTTTGGCGAAATGTTTATGGAACATGTTATCCCAGCTTTTTTTAACAATGACAAAGATGGAATTCTTCAACGTGCAAAAATTACCGAAAACGGAAAATTAACACCTCGGTTTTCGTATTTACAGGATTATGTAAATGAGGGTTTAGTTACTTCAAAATAGATTGCATTTTGAACAGTAGTGTTTAAGTCCGAATAGTTTTTTACATTTGAGAAATAATAACTACTGCATGAAATTGAAATTTCAATTTTTGTTTTTTCTTTTATTTTCTTTGAATGTATTTTCTCAGGAACTGCTTCCTTTTGTCGAAAATTTCACAAAATCCAATTACAATGGCGATAATCAAGTCTGGAGCGTTACGCAAGGAAAAGATAACGCCATGTATTTTGCCAACAATCATTATTTTCTTCGAT
Coding sequences within it:
- a CDS encoding sulfatase-like hydrolase/transferase, producing MKDKIVNVLKKDSVLPLIAALASGMYPWAFYFTNNFDFVNSWDHFFFFISRFILLPMVVFYGVYFLLKSKYLRLFKTTVLPFLSGFVFFYLVMLALHATVGFNKIIIVFVLAVLVAIACRNIQQLFKKLLIIQFILVLTTGLGFYRISKSFFKYSDEWIEQPDNIEEVIFKKTPNIYVIQPDGYANFSELRKGYYKYDNSTFESWLETNNFKLYHSFRSNYFSTLSSNSSLFSMKHHYNNLFDERKIIMDKNTVVSIFKNNGYKTHFLAELPYLLINRPNIKFDYTNFDVNNISFLSKGLEAERSILVDLPLVLQKNKEENGKNFYFIEKLLPGHITTFKDATTTKEKERLLYLKSIEDVNEWMKNVFQLISENDPNAMIIILADHGGFVGWDYTLQTTNTTSDENLINSVFTAALAIKWPNNEPPTFKHEFKSSVNFFRTIFSYLAEDEIYLKNLQDDASYLTLWDEKNKGLYKVINSENEIVLEKNNSE
- a CDS encoding NAD(P)-dependent oxidoreductase, translating into MTFGIIKERKNPPDRRVVFTPEELVRLQQQFPEAKIKVEASDIRVFPDADYVAEGIKITEDLSDCDVLLGVKEVPVDALIPNKKYFFFSHTIKKQVHNRKLLQAVLDKNIELYDHETIVDAQNRRLIGFGRYAGIVGTYNAFRGFGIKFELFNIPKAETLKGKEELIAKLKRQVLPPIKIVLTGKGKVGMGSKEILDGMKIKEVSVENFLTKNYSEPVYVQLDVLDYNKRKDGKVLDNQDFYANPKEYVSDFERFTKVSDVFITGHFYGNDAPYILTQEMLKAKDCKIKVVADISCDVNGPIACTIKASTIADPFFGYLPYEHKEVSYTHPGSIMVMSVDNLPCELPKDASEGFGEMFMEHVIPAFFNNDKDGILQRAKITENGKLTPRFSYLQDYVNEGLVTSK
- a CDS encoding class I SAM-dependent methyltransferase, translated to MSQTSNKKTHASSFRDPSGVVFQEDGVVKRSINPIYFSQYDALTSSGFYKKLIDSKLLIPHEELSRDEDEIIIKPEQISFITNPYEWSFEQYKHAALLTLKIHRLALANEFILKDASAFNVTFHKGRAIFIDTLSFDFYEEKTPWRAYKQFVSHFLSPLLLAKYHGADMLKMLTLHSDGIPIRTTASLLPWKTKLNAFTYTNIHLLAKMENKYSDDYKAENSIKPLSKKAQNNIIESLYDFIKKLEINQQTEWGDYYNKTNYNTTSFNQKALLIKQWALEINVKKVIDVGGNDGTFGRELLAQADEILVTDIDQNAVDFNYKNILKNKETKILPFVCDVLNPSPSIGFNNTERESLLIRLKEYKPDLTMALALIHHITLSGNVPFYKSAEFFAGFSENLILEFPTREDSWVQSLLVRKREFIKHFDFYNEENFEKEYAHFFIISNKIVIQESDRILYLLKRK